The nucleotide sequence CACCGGCAGGGCTTCCTGGCCATCGAGCGGTTCACGACGCCCGAGGATCTGGCGCGGATCCAGACCATCCTCGATGAGCTGTACGCCCGCCTTCGCCAGCTCCCGCCTCAGCACACCGTGGACCTCGGCGATGAGGGGCGGCACGACGGCACTCCCCAGATCCCGGAAATCAACTGGACGCTGCGCCTGGCCCCCCGGCTGCGAGCCACGCTGGCCTTCGCCCGCTGTGGCGCGCTGGCCGAGCAGCTGCTCGGATGCCGCGCGCTCCACACCGGCTATGACCACGCGATCCTGAAGCCGCCCCACAACGAACGGGCCACGCCGTGGCATCAGGACCAGGCCTACACCGAGGACCGGGGGCCGCTCAGCGGCCTGCACTTCTGGATCCCGATGCAAGAGGTCACGGTCGAGATGGGCTGCATGCATTTCATCCCCGGCAGCCACCTGGGCGAGGTGGTGCCTCATCGCCGGCGGGGCGGGCGGACCAGCGCGCACGTCATGGAGGCGGAGTCAGTGGATGCCTCCGCCGCCGTCCCCTGCCCCCTACCGGCGGGTGGAGCCACGGTGCACCTGCCGCGCACCCTCCACTACACCGGGCCCAATCTGACCGACCAGCCCCGCCTGGCCTGGAGCCTGGAGTTCGGGCCCCCCCGGACCCGGTGGTGGCGGCGCTACCTCAGCGCCTGTCTGTCCCGGACCTCGACCCTCGCCGTCGGCCTGGGGCCGCGCAAAGCCCTGGGGCTCTAGCCTGAACGCCTTCGCGAACTTGCTCGCGAAGGTCTGGTACCCGATGATGAAGGTCAGCTCGACGATCTCCGCCTCCGTGAAGTGCTCCCGCAGCCGCGCGAAGCACGCGTCGGACACCTCGAGGTCGTCGCGGGTGATCCGCTCGCAGAATTCGAGCGCGACGCGCTCCCGCTCGCTGAAACAAGGGCTCTCCCGGTACGTCAGGATGTCGGCGAGCTTGTCCGCCGGGACACCTGCTTTCACGCCGACGGCGTGACGGATGTCCATTCAGTAGGGCGCGTCGTAGAGGGCGGCCACCTGCACGTTGAGCAGCGCGCGAAGCTCAGCGTCGATCTTCCCGAACCACTCGATGGCGCCGTAGAGGCCACCGATCCCCAGCATGAGGGGCAGCCGATGCGCCATGAGACGCTCGGGAGTCGGCACCTGGCCGAACATCCGCTCCCCCAGCTT is from Candidatus Methylomirabilota bacterium and encodes:
- a CDS encoding phytanoyl-CoA dioxygenase family protein, which produces MRLFVDAAGSSPIKKLGLPALSAEDIDRFHRQGFLAIERFTTPEDLARIQTILDELYARLRQLPPQHTVDLGDEGRHDGTPQIPEINWTLRLAPRLRATLAFARCGALAEQLLGCRALHTGYDHAILKPPHNERATPWHQDQAYTEDRGPLSGLHFWIPMQEVTVEMGCMHFIPGSHLGEVVPHRRRGGRTSAHVMEAESVDASAAVPCPLPAGGATVHLPRTLHYTGPNLTDQPRLAWSLEFGPPRTRWWRRYLSACLSRTSTLAVGLGPRKALGL